A section of the Streptomyces sp. V3I8 genome encodes:
- a CDS encoding TerD family protein, with amino-acid sequence MGLASTSFDLPATGDYARDWALVDVETSGLIARRDRVLSVAVVTIGPDGEQTGEFSTLLNPGCDPGPVEVHGLTVERLQGAPAFDQVAGRIGAMLQDRVLVAHNAQFDYDFLAYEFARARMWLPVSQRLCTLALNRQVDPPTDDMKLGTLAAHYGVPQQRAHDALDDTRVLAGILRASLREAVRLDLPLPLVSCPPRAESQFTPKPPKTPCAYRNPGRMTPGGPLLQGMKIAITGETAHARAELVGRAVAVGLNMVTSVSRHTSVLVTNEPASRSAKARRAAAEGVPVIDEHTFLKLLADVQVGIVHEATAASAVIAPVKAPAAAEGRATEPEPAAAPVLVPSPSGATVPAPHRPGDSAGTLAKPLTGRRVLVLGGVHRDAAAARTRVVELGGSAAVNLSTSVTDVVLLAGGENDRRMSRITALELALHDTDWLTSPTVTSPAAAAVRPKEPHVMPRGGVIDLPTPYGGPAPEWYVTASWAPQADCEIDVVAFVLDEDEQVTFDEDLIFYGAPESPAGTVRLLTGGPAEQTIALDLASLPPATRKVVVAAAIDGATTFGTVGAIQVSAAPSSSGSPLARATLDAATTERTMLLAEIYRRGPIWRLRAVGQGYDHGLDALARGYGVAVSE; translated from the coding sequence ATGGGTCTCGCCTCCACCTCCTTCGACCTGCCCGCCACGGGCGACTACGCCCGCGACTGGGCCTTGGTCGACGTGGAGACTTCCGGGCTCATAGCCCGGCGGGACCGGGTGCTGTCCGTGGCGGTGGTGACCATCGGGCCGGACGGCGAGCAGACCGGGGAGTTCTCCACGCTGCTCAACCCGGGATGCGATCCGGGACCGGTGGAGGTGCACGGGCTGACCGTCGAGCGACTGCAGGGTGCGCCTGCCTTCGACCAGGTCGCCGGGCGGATCGGAGCGATGCTCCAGGACCGGGTCCTGGTCGCCCACAACGCTCAGTTCGACTACGACTTCCTGGCCTACGAGTTCGCCCGGGCCCGGATGTGGCTGCCGGTGTCCCAGCGGCTGTGCACCTTGGCTTTGAACCGTCAGGTGGATCCGCCGACGGACGACATGAAACTGGGCACGCTGGCCGCCCACTACGGCGTACCGCAGCAGCGCGCGCACGATGCGCTGGACGACACCCGGGTGCTTGCCGGGATCCTGCGGGCCTCGCTGCGCGAGGCAGTGCGGCTCGACCTGCCCTTGCCACTGGTGAGCTGCCCGCCTCGGGCGGAATCGCAGTTCACACCGAAGCCACCCAAAACGCCGTGCGCCTATCGCAATCCCGGTCGGATGACTCCCGGCGGGCCACTGCTGCAGGGGATGAAGATCGCGATAACCGGTGAGACCGCCCACGCACGGGCGGAGCTGGTCGGGCGCGCTGTTGCCGTCGGACTGAACATGGTGACCTCCGTGAGCCGGCACACCAGCGTGCTCGTCACCAACGAGCCGGCGTCCCGGTCCGCCAAGGCCCGCCGCGCAGCCGCCGAGGGCGTACCGGTCATCGACGAGCACACCTTCCTGAAGCTGCTGGCCGACGTGCAGGTCGGAATCGTGCATGAGGCGACGGCTGCTTCCGCCGTGATCGCGCCGGTGAAGGCCCCGGCGGCGGCAGAAGGTCGGGCCACCGAGCCCGAACCCGCGGCAGCGCCTGTCCTGGTGCCGTCCCCCTCCGGCGCAACCGTCCCCGCCCCGCACCGACCGGGCGACTCGGCGGGCACCTTGGCCAAGCCGCTGACGGGCCGCCGGGTGCTGGTGCTCGGAGGTGTTCACAGAGATGCCGCCGCGGCTCGTACCCGCGTCGTCGAGCTCGGCGGATCGGCAGCGGTCAACCTGTCCACCAGCGTCACCGACGTCGTCCTTCTCGCCGGCGGTGAGAACGACCGCCGCATGAGCCGTATCACCGCCCTTGAGCTCGCCCTGCACGACACGGACTGGCTCACTTCACCGACCGTCACCAGCCCTGCAGCGGCGGCTGTCCGGCCGAAGGAACCGCACGTGATGCCGAGGGGCGGCGTCATCGACCTGCCCACCCCGTACGGCGGACCCGCGCCCGAGTGGTACGTCACCGCCAGCTGGGCTCCGCAGGCAGACTGCGAGATCGACGTCGTCGCTTTCGTCCTCGACGAGGACGAACAGGTCACCTTCGACGAGGACCTCATCTTCTACGGCGCCCCTGAAAGCCCCGCCGGCACCGTGCGGCTCCTCACCGGCGGTCCCGCCGAACAGACCATCGCCCTCGATCTCGCCTCCCTGCCGCCCGCTACCCGCAAGGTGGTCGTCGCCGCGGCCATCGACGGCGCGACCACCTTCGGGACGGTCGGCGCGATCCAGGTCAGTGCGGCTCCCAGCAGCAGCGGCTCGCCCCTCGCCCGGGCCACCCTGGACGCCGCGACAACCGAGCGCACCATGCTCCTTGCGGAGATCTACCGCAGGGGCCCCATCTGGCGTCTGCGCGCCGTCGGGCAGGGCTACGACCACGGCCTCGATGCCCTCGCGCGGGGATACGGGGTCGCCGTCTCCGAGTGA
- a CDS encoding dynamin family protein encodes MVTLDVRPQLLDALSALRDRVAAARFPLPLAGAPRARANRDELLAQLDDYLVPRLREPEAPLLAVIGGSTGAGKSTLVNSLVGRRVSEAGVLRPTTRTPVLVCHPEDHHWFSGMRVLPHLTRVWVPRQEADDDPLLPEEDDTRVLRVETADTLPRGLALLDAPDIDSLVAPNRALAAELMCAADIWVMVTTAARYADAVPWHLLRTAKEQDATLVTVLDRVPHQVVSEVSRQFGALLAKAGLGNVPRFTVPELPESAWGGGLLPATAVAPLRTWLAQQAQDPGARHRAMARTAYGALDSLKSRMPELAGATAAQYAAALRLTTAVEGAYDSEYTRLRGRLQAGAVLAGGALKRWRSYPLDCSAGELLDALAESLATLLLCAVTAADERIDETWRREPAADVPGLTDRDPALESAEHRIGMAVRRWRRVLEEYAEDEVRALEKSVAPDPEVVAALVATALLGGRRARSAGEGLAERIGAHGALRLRDKGGRLLTDYIDKTLDGERERRLAPLDALDVHPEPQAELIAALSVLQKER; translated from the coding sequence GTGGTGACCTTGGACGTACGGCCCCAGCTGCTCGACGCACTCTCCGCCCTGCGCGACCGTGTCGCCGCCGCACGCTTCCCGCTGCCCCTGGCGGGGGCTCCACGCGCGCGTGCCAACCGCGACGAACTGCTTGCGCAACTCGACGATTATCTCGTGCCCCGGTTGAGGGAACCCGAAGCACCTCTGCTCGCCGTGATAGGAGGATCGACCGGGGCGGGCAAGTCGACGCTGGTCAACTCCCTTGTGGGACGGCGGGTCAGTGAGGCCGGGGTGCTCCGGCCCACGACGCGTACCCCGGTGCTCGTCTGCCACCCGGAGGACCACCACTGGTTCAGCGGGATGCGCGTGCTGCCGCACCTCACGCGCGTGTGGGTGCCCCGGCAGGAGGCCGACGACGACCCCCTCCTGCCGGAGGAGGACGACACCCGCGTCCTGCGCGTCGAGACCGCCGACACCCTCCCGCGAGGGCTCGCACTCCTCGACGCGCCCGACATCGACTCCCTGGTGGCGCCCAACAGGGCACTCGCCGCCGAACTCATGTGCGCGGCGGACATCTGGGTCATGGTCACCACGGCGGCACGGTACGCCGACGCCGTGCCGTGGCACCTGCTGCGTACCGCCAAGGAGCAGGACGCCACCCTCGTCACCGTGCTCGACCGGGTGCCCCACCAGGTGGTGTCCGAGGTCTCGCGCCAGTTCGGCGCGCTCCTCGCCAAGGCGGGACTCGGCAACGTGCCGCGTTTCACCGTGCCCGAACTGCCCGAATCCGCCTGGGGCGGAGGGCTGCTTCCGGCCACGGCCGTGGCGCCGCTGCGCACCTGGCTCGCCCAGCAGGCGCAGGATCCGGGTGCCCGGCACCGGGCGATGGCGCGCACGGCGTACGGGGCGCTCGACTCGCTGAAGTCGAGGATGCCCGAGCTCGCCGGTGCGACGGCGGCCCAGTACGCGGCCGCACTGCGGCTCACCACGGCCGTCGAGGGGGCGTACGACAGCGAGTACACGCGCCTGCGGGGCCGGCTGCAGGCCGGTGCCGTCCTCGCCGGGGGCGCGCTCAAACGGTGGCGCAGCTACCCGCTGGACTGCAGCGCCGGTGAACTGCTCGACGCGCTGGCCGAGAGTCTGGCCACCCTGCTGCTGTGCGCCGTCACCGCGGCGGACGAGCGCATCGACGAGACATGGCGGCGCGAACCCGCCGCGGACGTGCCGGGGCTGACGGACCGCGATCCGGCGCTGGAGAGCGCCGAGCACCGCATCGGCATGGCGGTACGACGCTGGCGCCGGGTCCTCGAGGAGTACGCCGAGGACGAGGTGCGCGCCCTGGAGAAGAGCGTCGCGCCGGATCCCGAGGTGGTGGCCGCGCTGGTCGCCACCGCGCTGCTGGGCGGTCGCCGGGCGCGGTCCGCGGGCGAGGGGCTCGCCGAACGGATCGGTGCGCACGGGGCGCTGCGGCTGCGGGACAAGGGCGGCCGGCTGCTCACCGACTACATCGACAAGACGCTGGACGGCGAGCGGGAGCGGCGGCTCGCCCCGCTCGACGCCCTCGACGTACACCCGGAACCGCAGGCGGAGCTCATCGCCGCGCTGTCCGTACTGCAGAAGGAGAGGTGA
- a CDS encoding YfjP family GTPase has product MTAVTDRTEHADQPGDDERRGERRGEGRGEERQERPRARVRARRKDDSERDPGSRAGADGGRDDGGGRGDGDGDGEDAAGGWDDGLIARRVSVTAEGQPKPVQETLMENRTPVAAPLAYDGPLRSRLDALRELVGLSRTRLDSRTLAEAGRVLDEAAARRRLSGQHTVVAIAGATGSGKSQLFNALAGVPISETGVRRPTTAAPIACSWSDGAAGLIDRLGIPGRLRRRPLQSAEDEAQLRGLVLVDLPDHDSAAVQHREHVDRILALVDAVIWVVDPEKYADAVLHERYLRPMAGHAEVTFVVLNQVDRLPGEAADQVLDDLRRLLDDDGIALGEYGEPGATVLALSALTGEGIGELREVLGHFVAERGAAARRISADVHAAAVRLYPVYANRRQAGLTEEARDEFADRLADAVGATAAGEAAERAWRRNANRACGTPWLRLWRWYQDRREPPTGRLSVRTYTDEEVTARQRVEQAVRTVAEQASGGLPAPWAQAVREAAVRGSQGLCEALDELAVRAGAPTGRPPRPNWWPAAVLAQASMTVLQVVGGLWLLGQVIGIMSPNLGVPVLLMVIGIVGGPGVEWACRLAASGPARRYGADAERRLREAAAGCGRARVLDPVAAELLRYREVRGQFLRVTGVEVPTG; this is encoded by the coding sequence GTGACCGCCGTCACGGACCGCACGGAGCACGCCGACCAGCCGGGAGACGACGAGAGGCGAGGCGAGAGGCGAGGGGAGGGACGGGGCGAGGAGCGCCAGGAACGTCCCCGCGCCCGCGTCCGCGCCCGCAGGAAGGACGACTCCGAACGGGACCCGGGTTCTCGCGCCGGTGCGGACGGAGGCAGGGACGACGGCGGAGGCAGGGGCGACGGAGACGGGGACGGGGAGGACGCGGCGGGGGGCTGGGACGACGGGCTGATCGCGCGGCGCGTGTCCGTCACGGCCGAAGGGCAGCCGAAGCCCGTACAGGAGACCCTCATGGAGAACAGGACGCCCGTGGCGGCCCCCCTCGCGTACGACGGACCGCTGCGGTCCCGTCTCGACGCCCTGCGCGAGCTGGTGGGCCTCTCCCGGACGCGGCTCGACAGCCGGACCCTGGCCGAGGCCGGGCGGGTCCTGGACGAGGCCGCGGCCCGGCGCAGACTCTCGGGGCAGCACACCGTCGTCGCCATCGCGGGCGCCACCGGCAGCGGGAAGTCGCAGCTCTTCAACGCGCTGGCCGGGGTGCCCATCTCGGAGACCGGGGTACGCCGGCCGACCACCGCCGCCCCCATCGCGTGCAGCTGGAGCGACGGCGCGGCGGGTCTCATCGACCGGCTCGGCATCCCCGGGCGGCTGCGCCGCAGACCCCTGCAGAGCGCCGAGGACGAGGCCCAGTTGCGCGGCCTCGTCCTGGTGGACCTGCCCGACCACGACTCGGCGGCCGTCCAGCACCGGGAACACGTGGACCGGATCCTGGCGCTCGTGGACGCGGTCATCTGGGTCGTCGACCCGGAGAAGTACGCCGACGCGGTGCTCCACGAGCGCTACCTGCGCCCCATGGCGGGGCACGCGGAAGTCACCTTCGTGGTCCTCAACCAGGTCGACCGGCTGCCCGGGGAGGCCGCCGACCAGGTCCTCGACGACCTGCGGCGGCTGCTCGACGACGACGGGATCGCGCTCGGCGAGTACGGCGAGCCGGGCGCGACCGTCCTTGCGCTGTCCGCGCTGACCGGCGAGGGCATCGGCGAACTGCGGGAGGTGCTCGGCCACTTCGTGGCGGAGCGGGGCGCCGCGGCCCGCCGGATCTCCGCCGACGTGCACGCGGCCGCGGTGCGCCTGTATCCCGTGTACGCCAACCGGCGGCAGGCCGGACTCACCGAAGAGGCCCGCGACGAGTTCGCGGACCGGCTCGCCGACGCGGTCGGGGCCACGGCGGCGGGCGAGGCGGCCGAACGCGCGTGGCGCCGCAACGCCAACCGCGCGTGCGGCACGCCCTGGCTGCGGCTGTGGCGCTGGTACCAGGACCGGCGGGAGCCCCCGACCGGGCGCCTGTCCGTACGGACGTACACCGACGAGGAGGTCACCGCGCGCCAGCGCGTCGAACAGGCGGTGCGCACGGTGGCCGAGCAGGCGTCCGGCGGGCTGCCCGCGCCCTGGGCGCAGGCGGTGCGTGAGGCGGCCGTACGGGGCTCGCAGGGGCTGTGCGAGGCGCTGGACGAACTGGCGGTACGGGCCGGCGCTCCGACGGGCCGGCCGCCGCGGCCCAACTGGTGGCCGGCCGCCGTACTCGCGCAGGCGTCCATGACCGTCCTCCAGGTGGTCGGCGGGCTGTGGCTGCTGGGGCAGGTCATCGGCATCATGTCGCCGAACCTCGGTGTGCCCGTGCTGCTGATGGTCATCGGCATCGTGGGCGGCCCGGGCGTCGAGTGGGCCTGCAGACTGGCGGCGAGCGGGCCCGCGCGGCGGTACGGGGCCGACGCGGAACGGCGGTTGCGGGAGGCGGCGGCGGGCTGCGGCCGGGCCCGGGTGCTCGATCCGGTGGCGGCGGAGCTGCTGCGGTACCGGGAGGTGCGGGGGCAGTTCCTGCGGGTCACGGGGGTCGAGGTCCCGACGGGGTGA
- a CDS encoding single-stranded DNA-binding protein → MNETMVCVVGNVATQPVFRETATGASARFRLAVTQRYWDREKNAWRDGHTNFFTVWANRALATNVQASVSLGEPLVVRGRLKIRSEQRDGQSWAGADIEASSIGHDLARGTAAFRRALRGDQTPEQIADQDPGRGSGHASGHSSDAVPRPEPDWETGPAEQSEPAERREPVLAM, encoded by the coding sequence ATGAACGAGACGATGGTGTGCGTGGTGGGGAACGTGGCTACGCAGCCCGTGTTCCGGGAGACGGCGACAGGCGCGTCGGCGCGGTTCCGGCTGGCGGTCACGCAGCGGTACTGGGACCGGGAGAAGAACGCCTGGCGGGACGGGCACACCAACTTCTTCACGGTGTGGGCCAACAGGGCGCTCGCGACGAACGTGCAGGCATCCGTGTCGCTGGGCGAACCGCTCGTGGTGCGGGGCAGGCTGAAGATCCGCTCCGAGCAGCGCGACGGGCAGTCGTGGGCGGGCGCGGACATCGAGGCGTCGTCGATCGGGCACGACCTGGCGCGCGGCACCGCGGCGTTCCGCAGGGCGCTCAGGGGTGATCAGACACCTGAGCAGATCGCGGACCAGGACCCCGGCCGGGGCTCCGGTCACGCTTCCGGGCACTCGTCGGACGCGGTGCCGAGGCCGGAGCCCGACTGGGAGACGGGACCGGCGGAACAGTCGGAACCGGCGGAACGGCGGGAACCGGTCCTGGCGATGTGA
- a CDS encoding TQXA domain-containing protein has translation MLSSFSAPFVHGRGAAAARLAAVALVSGFVAVSAATTAGAAVADELPLSQGGATATIGGLKVSGAAVIHEDGGDKQVSAGLFEMSVDNGGTLQTYCVDIYSPTQKDAKYQETPWSGTSLNGNPDAGRIRWILQNSYPQVNDLAALAAKAGTSGLTEQDAAAGTQVAIWRYSDGADVDAVDPQAEKLADYLQRSARDLAEPEASLRLDPPAVSGRPGEPLGPVTVHTDAHGVTVTPPADAASGVRIVDRDGKEITSAADGGELYFDVPEDAADGSAALTVQASTTVPVGRAFASETRSQTQILAGSSESTVSAAATANWAAAGAVPALSAEKNCAKGGLDVTAVNEGDEPFTYELLGAEHTVAAGESQTVTVPLQEDQAYDFTASGPGGYEKRFQGVLDCRTQSDEGAGETTQTLNEPSPATVGGTTATTADLAETGTSSATPVIAGVAIGLVVIGGAAVLLVHKKKTTTSE, from the coding sequence GTGCTTTCTTCGTTCTCCGCGCCGTTCGTGCACGGGCGAGGTGCTGCTGCCGCCCGCCTGGCAGCGGTGGCGCTCGTGTCCGGGTTCGTCGCCGTGAGCGCCGCGACCACCGCCGGTGCGGCCGTCGCGGACGAACTCCCCCTGAGCCAGGGCGGCGCGACCGCCACCATAGGCGGACTGAAGGTGTCGGGGGCCGCCGTCATCCACGAGGACGGCGGTGACAAGCAGGTCTCCGCGGGGCTGTTCGAGATGTCCGTCGACAACGGCGGCACCCTGCAGACCTACTGCGTCGACATCTACAGCCCGACGCAGAAGGACGCCAAGTACCAGGAGACCCCCTGGAGCGGTACGTCGCTGAACGGCAACCCCGACGCGGGCCGGATCCGCTGGATCCTGCAGAACTCCTACCCGCAGGTCAACGATCTCGCCGCGCTGGCCGCGAAGGCGGGTACGAGCGGCCTCACCGAGCAGGACGCGGCGGCCGGCACGCAGGTGGCGATCTGGCGGTACTCGGACGGCGCCGACGTGGACGCCGTGGACCCGCAGGCGGAGAAGCTCGCCGACTACCTGCAGCGCAGCGCACGCGACCTCGCTGAGCCCGAGGCGTCCCTGCGGCTGGATCCGCCCGCGGTCTCCGGCCGCCCCGGTGAACCGCTCGGCCCGGTCACCGTGCACACCGACGCGCACGGGGTGACGGTGACGCCGCCCGCCGACGCCGCGAGCGGGGTGCGGATCGTCGACCGGGACGGCAAGGAGATCACGTCTGCGGCGGACGGCGGCGAACTGTACTTCGACGTCCCCGAGGACGCCGCGGACGGTTCGGCCGCGCTGACGGTGCAGGCATCCACCACCGTGCCGGTCGGGCGGGCCTTCGCCTCGGAGACCAGGAGCCAGACGCAGATCCTGGCCGGCTCCAGCGAGTCGACGGTCTCCGCGGCGGCGACCGCGAACTGGGCGGCCGCCGGGGCGGTACCCGCGCTGTCGGCCGAGAAGAACTGCGCGAAGGGCGGCCTGGACGTCACGGCGGTGAACGAGGGCGACGAGCCGTTCACCTACGAGCTGCTGGGCGCCGAGCACACGGTCGCGGCGGGCGAGTCGCAGACCGTGACGGTCCCGCTGCAGGAGGACCAGGCGTACGACTTCACGGCCTCGGGTCCGGGCGGGTACGAGAAGCGGTTCCAGGGCGTACTGGACTGCCGCACACAGAGCGACGAGGGCGCGGGCGAGACGACGCAGACCCTGAACGAGCCCAGCCCCGCCACGGTGGGCGGCACCACCGCCACCACCGCCGACCTCGCGGAAACCGGCACGTCGAGCGCCACACCGGTGATAGCCGGGGTGGCGATCGGCCTGGTCGTGATCGGCGGCGCGGCAGTGCTCCTCGTCCACAAAAAGAAAACGACGACAAGTGAGTAA
- a CDS encoding HAD domain-containing protein yields the protein MTSASERPILFLDVDGPLIPFGSVPGRPQAAASTPAASNTQANPLLDRLVPGIGPHLMALGCDLVWATTWAEEANEVVAPRLGLPSLPVVQWPDTHDDAGPHGLHWKTPHLVEWADRQPFIWVDDEISDMDRLWVTAQHAGPSLLHRVDPTKGLTEADFPTFAAWLGTAT from the coding sequence GTGACAAGCGCATCAGAGCGCCCCATCCTCTTCCTCGACGTGGACGGTCCGCTGATCCCGTTCGGTTCAGTGCCCGGCCGCCCGCAAGCCGCGGCCTCCACCCCTGCCGCATCAAACACTCAGGCGAATCCGCTCCTCGATCGCCTCGTCCCCGGAATCGGGCCGCACCTCATGGCCCTGGGCTGCGATCTCGTATGGGCGACGACATGGGCGGAAGAGGCGAACGAGGTGGTCGCCCCACGCCTCGGTCTGCCGAGCCTGCCGGTGGTGCAGTGGCCGGACACTCACGACGACGCAGGTCCGCACGGCCTGCACTGGAAGACGCCCCATCTCGTCGAGTGGGCCGACCGCCAGCCGTTCATCTGGGTCGACGACGAGATCAGCGACATGGACCGCCTATGGGTCACGGCCCAGCACGCTGGACCGTCACTCCTTCATCGTGTCGACCCGACCAAGGGCCTCACTGAAGCCGACTTCCCGACGTTCGCCGCCTGGCTCGGCACAGCTACATAA
- the ettA gene encoding energy-dependent translational throttle protein EttA, translating to MAEFIYTMRKTRKAHGDKVILDDVTLSFLPGAKIGVVGPNGAGKSTVLKIMAGLEQPSNGDAFLTPGFTVGILMQEPELDETKTVLENVQDGAAELMGKLSRFNEVAELMATDYSDALLDEMGKLQEDLDHSNAWDLDAQLEQAMDALGCPPGDWPVTTLSGGEKRRVALCKLLIEAPDLLLLDEPTNHLDAESVNWLEQHLSKYAGCVIAVTHDRYFLNNVAEWILELDRGRAIAYEGNYSTYLDKKSTRLKVEGRKDEKRAKRLKEELEWVRSNAKGRQTKSKARLARYEEMAAEADKMRKLDFEEIQIPPGPRLGSVVVEVQNLSKAFGDKVLIEDLSFTLPRNGIVGVIGPNGAGKTTLFKMIQGLETPDSGAIKVGETVKISYVDQSRASIDPKKTLWAVVSDELDYINVGQVEMPSRAYVSAFGFKGPDQQKPAGVLSGGERNRLNLALTLKEGGNLLLLDEPTNDLDVETLSSLENALLEFPGAAVVISHDRWFLDRVATHILAYEGESKWYWFEGNFESYEKNKVERLGADAARPHRATYKKLTRG from the coding sequence TTGGCTGAGTTCATTTACACCATGCGCAAGACGCGCAAGGCGCACGGCGACAAGGTGATTCTCGACGACGTCACCCTGAGCTTCCTGCCGGGTGCGAAGATCGGTGTGGTCGGACCGAACGGTGCCGGTAAGTCCACCGTTCTCAAGATCATGGCGGGCCTCGAGCAGCCCTCCAACGGTGACGCCTTCCTGACGCCCGGGTTCACCGTCGGCATCCTCATGCAGGAGCCGGAGCTGGACGAGACCAAGACGGTTCTGGAGAACGTCCAGGACGGCGCCGCCGAGCTCATGGGTAAGCTCAGCCGTTTCAACGAGGTCGCCGAGCTGATGGCGACCGACTACTCGGACGCGCTGCTGGACGAGATGGGCAAGCTCCAGGAAGACCTGGACCACTCCAACGCCTGGGACCTCGACGCGCAGCTGGAGCAGGCCATGGACGCGCTGGGCTGCCCGCCCGGCGACTGGCCGGTCACCACCCTCTCCGGTGGCGAGAAGCGCCGCGTCGCGCTCTGCAAGCTGCTGATCGAGGCCCCGGACCTGCTCCTCCTCGACGAGCCCACCAACCATCTCGACGCCGAGTCGGTGAACTGGCTGGAGCAGCACCTGTCGAAGTACGCGGGCTGCGTCATCGCCGTGACCCACGACCGGTACTTCCTCAACAACGTCGCCGAGTGGATCCTCGAACTCGACCGCGGCCGCGCGATCGCCTACGAGGGCAACTACTCCACGTACCTCGACAAGAAGTCGACCCGCCTCAAGGTCGAGGGCCGCAAGGACGAGAAGCGCGCCAAGCGGCTCAAGGAAGAGCTGGAGTGGGTCCGGTCCAACGCCAAGGGCCGGCAGACCAAGTCCAAGGCGCGTCTCGCCCGTTACGAGGAGATGGCGGCCGAGGCCGACAAGATGCGGAAGCTGGACTTCGAGGAGATCCAGATCCCGCCGGGCCCGCGTCTGGGCTCCGTCGTCGTCGAGGTCCAGAACCTCTCCAAGGCCTTCGGCGACAAGGTCCTCATCGAGGACCTGTCCTTCACCCTGCCGCGCAACGGCATCGTGGGCGTCATCGGCCCGAACGGCGCAGGCAAGACCACGCTGTTCAAGATGATCCAGGGCCTGGAGACCCCGGACTCCGGCGCGATCAAGGTCGGCGAAACCGTCAAGATCAGTTACGTGGACCAGAGCCGCGCCAGCATCGACCCCAAGAAGACGCTGTGGGCCGTCGTCTCCGACGAGCTCGACTACATCAACGTCGGCCAGGTCGAGATGCCCTCGCGGGCGTACGTCTCCGCCTTCGGCTTCAAGGGCCCGGACCAGCAGAAGCCCGCCGGTGTCCTCTCCGGCGGTGAGCGCAACCGCCTGAACCTGGCGCTGACCCTCAAGGAGGGCGGCAACCTGCTGCTCCTCGACGAGCCCACCAACGACCTCGACGTGGAGACCCTGTCGTCGCTCGAGAACGCGCTGCTGGAGTTCCCGGGCGCGGCCGTGGTCATCTCCCACGACCGCTGGTTCCTGGACCGGGTCGCGACGCACATCCTCGCCTACGAGGGCGAGTCGAAGTGGTACTGGTTCGAGGGCAACTTCGAGTCGTACGAGAAGAACAAGGTCGAGCGGCTCGGAGCGGACGCCGCGCGCCCGCACCGCGCCACCTACAAGAAGCTGACCCGGGGCTGA
- a CDS encoding thioesterase family protein, producing the protein MRHIYRCPLRWADMDAYGHINNVVFLRYLEEARIDFLFRPDKDFQQGSVVARHEIDYKQQLVHRHTPVDIELWVTQIRAASFTVAYEVKDPDQVYVRAQTVIVPFDFEAQRPRRITAEEREFLEEYTDDAVEKSGKTDPAGAVAA; encoded by the coding sequence TTGCGGCACATCTACCGCTGCCCGCTGCGCTGGGCGGACATGGACGCGTACGGCCACATCAACAACGTGGTCTTCCTCCGCTACCTGGAGGAGGCGCGCATCGACTTCCTGTTCCGCCCGGACAAGGATTTCCAGCAGGGGTCCGTGGTGGCACGCCATGAGATCGACTACAAGCAGCAGCTGGTCCACCGGCACACGCCGGTGGACATCGAGCTGTGGGTGACGCAGATCAGGGCGGCGTCGTTCACCGTCGCCTATGAGGTCAAGGACCCGGACCAGGTGTACGTCCGGGCGCAGACGGTCATCGTGCCGTTCGACTTCGAGGCCCAGCGGCCGCGGCGTATCACCGCGGAGGAGCGCGAGTTCCTCGAGGAGTACACCGACGACGCGGTCGAGAAGAGCGGCAAGACCGATCCGGCGGGGGCCGTCGCCGCATGA
- a CDS encoding globin, which translates to MDGVKEIRRGTLQEQTFYEQVGGEETFRRLVHRFYEGVAEDPLLRPMYPEEDLGPAEDRFTLFLIQYWGGPTTYSDNRGHPRLRMRHAPFAVDRAAHDAWLKHMRVAVDELGLSEEHEHTLWNYLTYAAASMVNTEG; encoded by the coding sequence ATGGACGGTGTGAAAGAGATACGGCGCGGCACGCTGCAGGAGCAGACCTTCTACGAGCAGGTCGGCGGCGAGGAGACCTTCCGGCGCCTGGTGCACCGGTTCTACGAGGGTGTCGCCGAGGACCCGCTGCTGCGGCCCATGTATCCCGAGGAGGATCTGGGCCCGGCCGAGGACCGCTTCACGCTGTTCCTGATCCAGTACTGGGGCGGCCCGACCACGTACAGCGACAACCGCGGCCACCCCCGGCTGCGGATGCGCCACGCCCCCTTCGCGGTCGACCGCGCCGCGCACGACGCCTGGCTGAAGCACATGCGGGTCGCCGTCGACGAGCTCGGTCTCTCCGAGGAGCACGAGCACACCCTGTGGAACTACCTGACGTACGCGGCGGCTTCGATGGTGAACACAGAGGGCTGA